In Bacillota bacterium, one DNA window encodes the following:
- a CDS encoding iron ABC transporter permease: MRSADAIGARSAPAAALAVPAARWAGLAFAVLAASAMALKWGTVPVSWADVASSLRDGLRGGELAGEPAIVWQLRLPRVLMGLLSGAALGMSGAALQGLFRNPLADPYLMGVASGALCGAAVAMTLGAALPAAFTGLAGPVLSYVPAAAFLGAMLAVLAALSLARTAGGRRTTDLVLSGVVVGSILTAATVYLMLRDADRVRSIFNWSLGNLAMAGWPQFSAALPYAVAGMLLLIPCGRALNALQLGEDVAATLGLPVEALKLAVVAGASLATAAVVSQVGIVGFVGLVVPHIVRRLVGGDYRRLLVGSALAGGLLLVLADLGARVAVRPAELPVGVVTTLVGGPFFLYLLKRGQHDAAA, encoded by the coding sequence TTGAGATCCGCTGATGCCATCGGGGCGCGAAGCGCGCCGGCGGCCGCGCTCGCCGTGCCCGCCGCGAGGTGGGCCGGCCTGGCCTTTGCCGTCCTCGCTGCGTCGGCTATGGCGCTGAAGTGGGGAACCGTGCCGGTCTCCTGGGCCGACGTGGCCTCAAGCCTGCGGGACGGGCTGCGGGGCGGGGAGCTGGCGGGGGAGCCGGCCATCGTCTGGCAGCTTCGCCTCCCCCGGGTGCTGATGGGGCTGCTTTCGGGCGCAGCGCTGGGGATGTCGGGAGCGGCGCTGCAGGGCCTGTTCCGCAACCCGCTCGCCGACCCGTACCTGATGGGCGTGGCGTCGGGAGCGCTCTGCGGAGCCGCGGTGGCCATGACACTTGGCGCGGCGCTACCGGCGGCGTTCACCGGGCTTGCGGGGCCGGTGCTGTCGTACGTGCCGGCCGCGGCGTTCCTTGGGGCCATGCTCGCAGTCCTGGCGGCACTCAGCCTCGCCCGCACGGCCGGCGGCCGGCGCACCACGGACCTGGTGCTGTCCGGGGTGGTCGTGGGGTCGATCCTGACGGCCGCCACGGTGTACCTGATGCTGCGGGACGCGGACAGAGTTCGATCCATCTTCAATTGGAGCCTGGGGAATCTCGCCATGGCCGGATGGCCGCAGTTCTCCGCGGCCCTGCCTTACGCGGTCGCCGGTATGCTGCTCCTCATCCCGTGCGGGCGGGCCCTCAACGCCCTGCAGCTTGGCGAGGACGTGGCCGCCACCCTGGGCCTTCCCGTGGAGGCGCTGAAGCTCGCCGTGGTGGCGGGAGCGTCTCTGGCCACGGCGGCGGTGGTCTCCCAGGTGGGGATCGTGGGGTTCGTGGGGCTGGTGGTACCGCACATCGTGCGCCGGCTGGTCGGGGGCGACTACCGGCGCCTTCTGGTCGGCTCCGCGCTGGCGGGGGGGCTTCTGCTCGTCCTGGCAGATCTCGGGGCGAGGGTCGCCGTGCGCCCCGCGGAGCTTCCCGTCGGCGTGGTGACCACGCTGGTCGGCGGGCCGTTCTTCTTGTACCTGCTGAAGCGGGGGCAGCACGATGCTGCAGCTTGA
- the fba gene encoding class II fructose-1,6-bisphosphate aldolase, which yields MALVTLYQCLREAERGGYGVGAFNVNNMEQVQGIMQAAREARSPVILQASRGALKYTNLVYLKHLIQAALEENPDIPAVVHLDHGDSLETVKTAVALGFSSVMIDGSHLEFEQNVALTRAVVEYAHDRGVSVEAELGTLGGIEEDVAGKVKLTDPAQAEAFVERTGCDALAVAIGTSHGAYKFKGEPKLALDLVPEIYRRVRIPLVMHGSSSVPAELVEEVNRFGGRLAGSRGVPLESIQRAIQLGVRKINVDTDIRLAVTAAIRRVFTESPEKFDPREYLGPAREAIAGVVRSRMEAFGCAGHAGDYKPVSLAQMRERYRSAT from the coding sequence GTGGCTCTCGTTACGCTATACCAGTGCCTGAGGGAGGCCGAACGCGGCGGTTACGGGGTCGGCGCGTTCAACGTCAACAACATGGAACAGGTCCAGGGCATCATGCAGGCGGCCCGCGAGGCCCGTTCCCCGGTCATCCTGCAGGCAAGCCGCGGCGCCCTCAAGTACACCAATTTGGTCTACCTGAAGCACCTGATCCAGGCCGCCCTCGAGGAAAACCCCGACATTCCTGCGGTGGTTCACCTGGACCACGGCGACTCCCTGGAGACGGTGAAGACGGCGGTCGCTTTGGGCTTCAGCTCCGTCATGATAGACGGGTCACACCTGGAGTTCGAGCAGAACGTCGCCCTGACCCGGGCCGTCGTAGAGTACGCGCACGATCGCGGCGTATCGGTCGAAGCGGAACTCGGCACCCTGGGCGGCATCGAGGAGGACGTGGCCGGGAAGGTGAAGCTGACCGACCCGGCCCAGGCGGAGGCGTTCGTCGAACGCACGGGATGCGACGCCCTGGCCGTGGCCATCGGCACCTCGCACGGCGCGTACAAGTTCAAGGGCGAGCCAAAGCTCGCGCTCGACCTGGTCCCCGAGATCTACCGGCGTGTCCGCATCCCCCTGGTGATGCACGGCTCGTCGTCGGTGCCGGCCGAACTGGTGGAAGAGGTCAACCGGTTCGGCGGGCGCCTGGCGGGAAGCAGGGGCGTGCCCCTCGAGAGCATCCAGCGGGCCATCCAGCTCGGGGTCCGCAAGATCAACGTGGACACCGACATCCGGCTGGCCGTCACGGCGGCCATCCGCCGGGTGTTCACCGAATCGCCGGAGAAGTTCGACCCCCGGGAGTACCTCGGGCCGGCACGGGAGGCCATCGCCGGGGTGGTGCGCTCCCGCATGGAGGCGTTCGGGTGCGCCGGCCACGCCGGCGATTACAAGCCCGTTTCGCTCGCCCAGATGCGGGAGCGCTACCGCAGCGCGACATGA
- a CDS encoding glycoside hydrolase family 3 N-terminal domain-containing protein: protein MHPLVSRMTLEEKIGQMLMPQVLPDESGMPSDQTREMVSRYGAGFVITYGHRTVRHLAESNNRLQRWAASTRLGIPVMVGADLEYGLRHNVRYGTTAFPRQMGIAAAASEQLAEQIALAIARQARAAGVHWNFSPVVDVNTNPANPVIGVRAFSDDPERVARFGTAMVRGYQKGGVVSTPKHYPGHGDTSADSHVDLPAVAYDPDTLRRVHLRPFSAAFDAGADSIMTAHMIVRCIDPDRPATVSEGVLSGLLRREQNFQGVVVTDAMSMGAIADRFGPGEAAVMAVKAGADVVMMTGSYANQVAAWVALVQASLRHEIDPARIDASVDRILRLKEKYHLLEAGHPVDALVKSDEAEKEAFSPAHRELASEAYRRSLTVLVNRGALPFRPDRVRTLLVTGPREAEVVAQAMRRRFAAVISLPTPGNGFEGSFNPSPDELEAAGRLARAVDAALVLTYSSFKPPLAPGQVQLVRRVREAGIPTVVAALGLPYDITSLGDADAFIATYAQDRWGTPSPLPQELADALAGLVAGEFEATGRLPVAVPQTASPSSP, encoded by the coding sequence GTGCACCCGCTCGTGTCCCGCATGACGCTCGAAGAGAAGATCGGGCAGATGCTCATGCCCCAGGTGCTGCCCGACGAGTCCGGCATGCCCTCTGACCAGACCCGCGAGATGGTCTCCCGCTACGGTGCGGGCTTTGTCATCACCTACGGCCACCGCACCGTCCGGCACCTCGCCGAATCGAACAATCGCCTGCAGCGGTGGGCCGCCTCGACACGCCTCGGGATCCCGGTCATGGTGGGAGCAGACCTGGAGTACGGGCTGCGCCACAACGTCAGGTACGGTACGACAGCCTTCCCCCGCCAGATGGGCATCGCTGCAGCAGCTTCAGAGCAGCTTGCCGAGCAGATCGCGCTGGCCATAGCACGCCAGGCGCGTGCTGCCGGGGTTCACTGGAACTTCTCGCCGGTCGTAGACGTGAACACCAACCCGGCCAACCCGGTCATCGGCGTCCGCGCTTTCAGCGATGATCCCGAACGGGTGGCGCGCTTCGGCACCGCCATGGTCAGGGGCTACCAGAAGGGTGGCGTCGTCTCCACGCCCAAGCACTACCCGGGCCACGGGGACACGTCAGCCGATTCGCACGTGGACCTGCCCGCCGTTGCCTACGACCCGGACACCCTGCGCCGGGTGCACCTGCGGCCGTTTTCCGCCGCCTTCGATGCCGGGGCCGACTCCATCATGACCGCGCACATGATCGTCCGGTGCATCGATCCCGACCGGCCTGCCACCGTCTCGGAAGGCGTCCTGAGCGGCCTTTTGCGGCGGGAGCAGAACTTCCAGGGCGTCGTGGTCACCGATGCCATGAGCATGGGCGCCATCGCCGACCGCTTCGGCCCCGGTGAGGCCGCCGTGATGGCAGTGAAGGCAGGAGCGGACGTGGTCATGATGACCGGCTCCTACGCCAACCAGGTGGCGGCGTGGGTCGCTCTGGTGCAGGCGTCGCTCCGCCACGAGATCGACCCGGCGCGCATCGACGCCTCCGTGGACCGCATCCTGCGCCTCAAGGAGAAGTACCACCTGCTCGAGGCCGGCCACCCTGTCGATGCTCTCGTCAAGTCCGATGAGGCCGAAAAGGAAGCTTTCTCGCCGGCCCACCGGGAACTCGCCTCGGAGGCCTACCGCCGCAGCCTCACCGTGCTTGTAAACCGCGGAGCCCTCCCGTTCAGGCCGGACCGCGTGCGGACGCTCCTCGTCACAGGCCCGCGGGAGGCCGAGGTCGTGGCCCAAGCCATGCGGCGCCGCTTTGCGGCCGTTATCTCCCTGCCTACCCCCGGTAACGGCTTCGAGGGTTCGTTCAACCCCTCCCCGGATGAACTGGAAGCCGCCGGGCGCCTGGCCCGCGCGGTCGATGCCGCCCTGGTGCTCACCTACTCCTCGTTCAAGCCGCCCCTTGCCCCGGGCCAGGTCCAACTGGTGCGGCGCGTCCGGGAAGCCGGCATCCCGACGGTGGTGGCAGCGCTCGGCCTGCCTTACGACATCACGAGCCTCGGGGACGCAGATGCCTTCATCGCCACCTATGCGCAGGACAGATGGGGCACCCCAAGCCCTCTTCCCCAGGAACTGGCAGATGCTCTGGCCGGGCTTGTGGCCGGCGAGTTCGAGGCAACTGGCCGCCTGCCGGT
- a CDS encoding ABC transporter substrate-binding protein — MIVLLLSLSALAAGAAAAAYPLTLQDDAGRTVTLPAEPVRVVSLVPSLTETVCAIGACDRLIGVDDYSNYPEHVRALPKLGSLYNPVPERIVALKPDLVVLSKYDSVLQVLAQAGLTVFVMRSETFDDIFRNLETLGVLLNEQAQARQVAESLQREMERLEELAHSDPERPAVYYEIDPTPYSAGPDSFIGVMISKAGGRNVVPARLGLFPRISPELVIASDPDVIILGDAPYGETPARVAERPGWAGLAAVKSGRVVALNAAQVDVLNRPGPRSVEALRLLVEILHPALRDELERP, encoded by the coding sequence GTGATCGTCCTTCTCTTGAGTCTTTCCGCCCTTGCGGCCGGTGCTGCCGCTGCCGCTTATCCGCTAACCCTGCAGGACGATGCGGGGAGGACCGTAACGCTGCCCGCCGAGCCCGTGCGGGTCGTTTCGCTGGTTCCCTCGTTGACCGAAACGGTCTGCGCCATCGGAGCGTGTGACCGGCTCATCGGCGTCGATGACTATTCCAATTACCCGGAACACGTCAGGGCGCTGCCCAAGCTGGGCAGCCTGTACAACCCCGTCCCGGAACGCATCGTGGCCCTCAAGCCGGACCTGGTGGTGCTCAGCAAGTACGATTCGGTCCTCCAGGTGCTCGCGCAGGCCGGCCTGACGGTCTTCGTGATGCGGTCAGAAACGTTCGACGACATCTTCCGCAACCTCGAGACGCTGGGCGTGCTGCTCAACGAACAGGCGCAGGCACGCCAGGTGGCCGAAAGCCTGCAGCGGGAGATGGAGCGGCTCGAGGAGCTGGCGCATTCTGATCCTGAGCGGCCGGCTGTCTACTACGAGATCGATCCCACGCCGTATTCTGCCGGGCCGGACTCGTTCATCGGGGTGATGATCTCGAAAGCCGGCGGGCGAAATGTGGTGCCGGCCCGGCTGGGCCTGTTCCCCCGCATCAGCCCGGAACTGGTCATCGCCTCCGACCCCGACGTGATCATCCTGGGCGACGCGCCGTACGGGGAGACGCCCGCCCGGGTGGCCGAACGCCCGGGCTGGGCAGGGCTTGCGGCGGTGAAATCGGGGCGGGTCGTGGCCCTGAACGCCGCGCAGGTGGACGTGCTGAACCGCCCCGGCCCCCGAAGCGTCGAGGCGCTGCGGCTGCTGGTGGAGATCCTGCACCCGGCCCTGCGAGACGAGCTGGAGCGACCTTGA
- a CDS encoding ABC transporter ATP-binding protein yields MLQLERVSHRFAPGGPDVVRDVSLSVGPGLTALLGPNGSGKTTLLKIAAGLLRPWKGSIYLDGRPISRYSTWERARLVAYVPQQTLLPGGMTVMQVVLLGRIPHTGWLGAETAKDRAAAREAMEATGLGSLALRPVHALSGGERQRVALARALATGGRYLLLDEPTSHLDLKHQAALVAVLRQKKAAGTGILMVVHDPNLAALADRVVLLAGGTVVAEGPPGQVLAPGTLSVAYGGGFDVVEAPGGRRAVLPGATP; encoded by the coding sequence ATGCTGCAGCTTGAGCGGGTCAGCCACCGCTTCGCCCCCGGCGGCCCTGACGTCGTCCGGGACGTTTCCCTTTCGGTGGGGCCCGGCCTGACGGCGCTCCTCGGGCCCAACGGGAGCGGCAAGACCACGCTCTTGAAGATCGCCGCCGGGCTCCTGCGGCCCTGGAAAGGATCCATCTACCTGGACGGCCGGCCCATCTCCCGCTACTCCACCTGGGAGCGGGCGCGCCTGGTGGCCTACGTGCCCCAGCAGACCCTCCTGCCCGGCGGGATGACCGTCATGCAGGTGGTGCTGCTGGGGCGGATCCCGCACACGGGGTGGCTTGGCGCCGAAACCGCGAAAGACAGGGCCGCGGCCCGGGAGGCCATGGAAGCCACGGGCCTGGGTTCGCTCGCATTGCGGCCCGTGCACGCCCTGTCCGGCGGCGAGCGCCAGCGGGTCGCGCTGGCCCGGGCGCTTGCGACCGGAGGTCGCTACCTGTTGCTCGACGAGCCCACGAGTCACCTCGACCTGAAGCACCAGGCCGCGTTGGTGGCGGTGCTGCGCCAGAAGAAAGCGGCGGGAACGGGCATCCTGATGGTGGTGCACGACCCGAACCTGGCCGCGCTGGCCGACCGGGTGGTGCTGCTTGCGGGCGGCACGGTCGTCGCCGAAGGCCCTCCGGGCCAGGTCCTGGCCCCGGGGACGTTGTCGGTGGCGTACGGCGGGGGCTTTGACGTGGTGGAAGCCCCGGGCGGGCGCCGCGCCGTACTTCCGGGGGCCACCCCATGA